A section of the Equus caballus isolate H_3958 breed thoroughbred chromosome 21, TB-T2T, whole genome shotgun sequence genome encodes:
- the PGLS gene encoding 6-phosphogluconolactonase, with translation MAAPAPGLISVFSSPQELGASLAQLVAQRAASCLAGARARFALGLSGGSLVSMLARELPAAAAPAGPASLARWTLGFCDERLVPFEHAESTYGLYRTHLLSRLPIPDGQVITINPQLPVQEAAEDYAQKLRQAFQGDSIPVFDLLILGVGPDGHTCSLFPDHPLLQEREKIVAPISDSPKPPPQRVTLTLPVLNAARTVIFVATGEGKAAVLKRILEDKEENPLPAALVQPHTGKLCWFLDEAAARLLTVPFEKHSAL, from the exons ATGGCCGCGCCGGCCCCGGGCCTCATCTCTGTCTTCTCGAGCCCGCAGGAGCTGGGCGCGTCCCTAGCCCAACTGGTGGCGCAGCGGGCGGCGTCCTGCCTGGCCGGGGCCCGCGCCCGCTTCGCGCTCGGCCTGTCGGGCGGCAGCCTCGTTTCGATGTTGGCCCGCGAGCtacccgccgccgccgcccccgccgggCCCGCCAGCCTCGCACGCTGGACGCTGGGCTTCTGCGACGAGCGCCTCGTGCCTTTTGAGCACGCCGAGAGCACGTACGGCCTCTACCGG ACCCACCTGCTCTCCAGGCTGCCCATCCCCGACGGCCAGGTGATCACCATCAACCCCCAGCTGCCCGTGCAGGAGGCCGCCGAGGACTACGCCCAGAAGCTGAGACAG GCCTTCCAAGGGGACTCCATCCCGGTTTTCGACCTGCTGATCCTGGGGGTGGGCCCCGATGGCCACACCTGCTCACTCTTCCCAGACCACCCCCTCCTGCAG GAGCGGGAGAAGATTGTGGCCCCCATCAGTGACTCCCCGaagccaccaccacagcgtgtGACCCTCACACTTCCTGTGCTGAACGCGGCCCGGACTGTCATCTTTGTGGCGACTGGAGAAGGCAAGGCAGCTGTTCTGAAG CGCATTTTGGAGGACAAGGAGGAAAACCCGCTCCCCGCCGCCCTGGTCCAGCCCCACACTGGGAAACTCTGCTGGTTCCTGGACGAGGCAGCGGCCCGACTCCTGACCGTGCCCTTCGAGAAGCATTCGGCCTTGTAG